Proteins encoded in a region of the Pieris rapae chromosome 12, ilPieRapa1.1, whole genome shotgun sequence genome:
- the LOC110993741 gene encoding b(0,+)-type amino acid transporter 1, whose amino-acid sequence MHHHEQPPTIACNGSAREGGLVWRGCSAGCDAEDGTTGTLTDGNANPGDKLEGSDAAPDDPVHLKRRVGLFSGVALIVGTMIGSGIFVSPSGLLERTGSVGISFIIWMSCGLLSLLGALAYAELGTMNTSSGAEYAYFMDAFGGPPAFLFSWVSTLVLKPSQMAIICLSFAKYAVEPFVSECEPPDTLVKLVAVIAIVMILAVNCYSVNLATNVQNIFTAAKLVAIAIIVCGGAYKLIQGNTRHLQEPNFASSTATLGNIATAFYTGLWAYDGWNNLNYVTEEIKNPSKNLPLSIIIGIPLVTLCYALVNVSYLAVMSVSEMTDSEAVAVTFGNRLLGPMAWLMPLAVTISTFGSANGTLFVAGRLCFAASREGHLLDILSYVHVRRFTPAPGLIFHSLIAVAMVLYGTIDSLIDFFSFTAWIFYGGAMLALIVMRKTKPHAPRPYKVPIIIPYIVLIVSTYLVVAPIIDKPQWEYLYATGFIFGGLLVYIPFVKWGYSLPFMDKITVFLQMVMEVVPTSTTFEY is encoded by the exons GGAGCGCACGCGAAGGCGGATTGGTATGGCGCGGGTGTTCCGCCGGCTGCGACGCCGAAGACGGCACGACGGGAACTCTCACCGACGGAAACGCCAACCCAGGAGACAAG TTGGAGGGGTCGGACGCAGCTCCGGACGACCCTGTTCACCTCAAGAGACGGGTGGGACTCTTCAGTGGGGTGGCTCTAATCGTCGGAACTATGATTG GATCTGGTATATTCGTCTCGCCCTCTGGGCTTCTGGAGCGCACTGGCTCAGTGGGCATAAGCTTCATAATATGGATGTCTTGTGGCCTACTCTCATTGCTTG GGGCGCTCGCATATGCTGAATTGGGGACAATGAACACGTCATCCGGTGCTGAGTATGCATATTTTATGGACGCTTTTGGAGGGCCacctgcatttttgttttcatgg GTTTCGACACTGGTTCTGAAGCCCTCGCAAATGGCGATTATTTGCCTAAGTTTTGCGAAATATGCGGTCGAGCCGTTCGTCTCTGAATGCGAACCCCCGGACACACTCGTAAAACTTGTGGCTGTTATTGCTATTG TGATGATATTGGCTGTAAACTGCTATAGCGTAAACTTAGCGACGAACGTGCAAAACATCTTTACAGCGGCGAAGTTAGTGGCCATAGCAATCATCGTTTGTGGAGGAGCTTACAAACTCATACAAG GTAATACGCGACATTTACAGGAGCCCAACTTCGCCAGTAGTACGGCGACTCTGGGCAACATTGCCACCGCATTCTACACCGGCCTTTGGGCCTATGACGGTTGGAACAATCTCAACTATGTTACTGAAGAAATAAAGAATCCATCCaa GAACCTACCGTTGAGCATCATAATCGGTATCCCATTGGTGACATTATGCTACGCACTTGTAAACGTATCATACTTGGCCGTGATGTCGGTCAGTGAGATGACGGATAGTGAGGCCGTAGCAGTTACTTTCGGCAATCGGCTACTGGGTCCTATGGCTTGGCTCATGCCTTTGGCCGTCACTATATCCACTTTTGGCTCGGCAAACGGCACTTTGTTTGTAGCAGGAAG GTTGTGTTTCGCAGCATCCCGTGAAGGTCATCTGTTAGATATACTATCGTATGTGCATGTGCGTCGCTTTACCCCCGCGCCTGGACTGATTTTTCAT tcttTGATTGCGGTCGCAATGGTGCTATATGGTACCATAGACTCCCTGATCGACTTCTTCTCGTTCACTGCGTGGATATTCTACGGAGGTGCTATGTTGGCACTTATAGTTATGAGGAAGACAAAGCCACATGCGCCCAGGCCTTACAAG GTGCCAATTATTATCCCATACATCGTACTTATAGTATCGACATACCTCGTGGTAGCCCCAATCATAGACAAACCGCAATGGGAGTATCTGTATGCGACTGGATTTATCTTTGGCGGTCTACTTGTTTATATCCCCTTTGTGAAATGGGGGTACTCTCTGCCATTTATGG ACAAGATAACGGTGTTTCTACAGATGGTAATGGAAGTAGTGCCGACATCGACAACTTTCGAATACTAG